ATTCACTGATATGCTGGCCATGGCCAATGCCCTGCCCGGACCTATTGCCACCAAGATGGCAGCTTATGTAGGTTATAAAATGGCCGGCTGGTGGGGGGCGGTTGTTGCTCTGGCTGGCGTAGTGGTGCCCACTGCCGTAGCGGTGGTGGCCCTGGGGGCTTTTTTCTGGCGTTATCGCCATCACCCGGGGATTGCAGGGATGTTGAAGGCGGTACGGCCCGTGGTGGTTGTGCTGCTGATTCAGACAGCCTGGGAAATGGGAGCAAATGCCTTTCCCGACCAGTTCACCTGGATAATTGCGGCTGCTTCCCTGCTGGCCCTGCTCTGGCTTAAAATCCACCCGGCCTGGGTGATTTCAGTTAGTATGGCCCTGGGTTTTTTTCTGCAAGTGGGACTTTTTAAGGAGGGACGGTAGTTATGGCAGTAAAAGTAACAGGAATCGGCAGTTTGCCCCATCAGGAGATTGAAGCAGGACTGGCATTAATCCAAAAATATATGGGAGACTGGCCGCACTGGCCGCAATTTCCCGCCCGGGGCTGGCAGGAGGAGTTTGTACCCCAGTATGTTTCCCCGCTCATCCAGCTGGGTCTGGTAGAAAAAAGAGGTACAAAACTGGTTTTTGCTACCGACGGGGAAGATTTTGCCCTGCGTCTGGCGGATTTCTACGAACTTTACCTGGCAGCTCAGGAGGGGGAGAGCAGGGCTCTGGCCGCTTTTGCCCTGCCGGAAGCAAGTGCCAGCGGCCTTTACGCCCTGGTCCGTTCCATTCAGGCTGGCAACTGGCAGGCCCAGGGAGTAAAAGGCCAGCTGAGTGGCCCCATTACCATCGGCTTTCAGCTCTTGCAACCCGATGGCCGGGCGGCTTACTATGATGAGCAGTTGCGGGACGTGATCCTGAAGGCCTGTGAAATGGGAGCCCGCTGGCAGACCCGTTTTTTGCGGGAAGAAACGGGGTTGCCGGTAATAGTCTCGGTGGATGATCCAGGTATCTATGCTCTGGGGCTATCCACCCACATTACCCTGACCCGGGAAGGCATCAAGGAGGATTTGACCACGGTTATGACTGCCATCAAGGCCGAGGGCGGAAGAACCGGTCTGCATTGCTGTGCCGGTACGGACTGGTCCATGGTGATGGAATGCCCGCTGGATATTCTCTTCTTTGATGCCTATGAATATCTTACCTCCTTGCTGGTACATATACCGGCTTTGCAGGCCTATTTCCAGCGAGGTGGGGAAGTGGCCTGGGGACTGGTACCCACTTCTCCCCGGATTGAGACTGAGACCGCAGAGTCCCTGCTGGCCCGCTGGCAGGAAGTGCTGGCAGCCCTGGAACAGCGAGGACTGGACCGGGAACTGGTGCTGCCCCGGAGCTGGCTGACTCCCAGCTGTGGCACAGGAACCCTGTCTGTGGCAGCAGCGGAAAAGGTTTACCATATAACAGCTGAGCTGGCGGAAAAAATTTTCTAAAACAGTTGACATTTTCCCCTGATCTGCATAAAATAGCTTTGTAAACAATTTCATAGGAATTCGTACTCTTATCCAGAGAGGTGGAGGGACTGGCCCGATGAAACCCGGCAACAGCCCATGCGTTGGGGACGACGGATGGGAAATGTGCCAATTCCTGCAGGTGTTTACCTGACAGATAAGAGGAAGAAGGCTATTTATGTCCTCTTCTGCTTATCTGCAGGAGAGGATTTTTTGTTTTCGGGAAAGGGGTGCAGACGATGAGAAAACAGAACCAATGGCAAAAAATTCAGGGGCTGCAACAGTTGCTGGCCAGAGAAACCTGCTGGTATGCTTACAGCCGCAGTGCCTGGTACCGGCAGCTCTGGGATCGCTGGCAACTCCATCCCAAGGACCTGACCGACTGGCAGGTATTTGGCCGCTGGCCCCAGGTGGAAATAGATGATTGGCCGGAAGGAATTCAGCTGACTGAAGAAGAATACTGGAATGGGTTGATCACCGTTACCGATGGCCGGGGTGGCCGCCGGCTGGTGCCCTATACCAGCAAGGACAAGGAACAGGGGATTGAGGCCTACCAGACTCTCTTTCAATTTGCCGGTATCGGCAAAGGGGATAAGGTGGTAATCTGCCCGCCCCTGCCGGGCCTGCTGGACTGGGCCGTTCCGGCCCTGGAACGGCTGGGAGCCTTACCGGTGTTGATTGAAGCCCGGGCTCTGGCCTCCACCCTGGTGGGCAAGGAACCCACCGTGCTGATCATGGGAAAGGAGCAACTGCCTTACCTCTATGGGCTGCCCCTGAAACGGCTGTTGCTGGTCTGGCTGGAAGGGGAAGAAGGGGGCCTGGCGGAGGCCATCCAGGAGGCGCGGCAAATCAGCAACGGGGAGGTAACGGCTCTGGTGCAGCCAGCCTGGTTGCCCTTCCCGGCAGCCATTACCTGTGAAAAGGGCAGTATCCACTGGTTGCATGAACATGTTCTGGCCCAGCAGTCTCCTGGCAACCGACTGCTGCTGACCAGCCTGCGCCTGCAGGCCTGGCCCCTGGTCCGATATGTCAGCCAGCTCAAAGGTATCTGGTCCACTTCCCCCTGTGCCTGTGGTCGGGATGATACTCCGGTGTTGATCAGCCTGGCTACCTGGGGCAAGGAAAAGAAAAGGGGGGGCCAGAGCAATGCCGCAGCCCGCTAAATCCTGTCAGCTTTGCCAGACCTGTCTCAAGCAGCAGACCTTTGACATTTGTCCGGTGCGAGCCTGTGCCAAAGGCTTGAACAGCGGGCCCTGTGGGGGCACCAGGCCGGGCGGCCAGTGCGAGGTGGGCAGCCGCCGCTGCGGCTGGGCCCTGATCTTTCAAAAAGCCAAAACCGCTGCAGTTGCTCTGCCAGCGAATGCGGGCATCAATTTGAAATTCTACGGATAAGGAGAGGTAGCCTTGTTGCAGCAAAAACTGGCTCAGGGGCGTCAGGTATTAACGGTTGAGTTGCCCCCGCCCCGGGGGATTGCTTTTCAGGAAGTGCTGGAGCTGGCCCTTGCTATCAAAGAGAAAGTTACAGCTTATAATATCACCGATAACCAGCGAGCGGTCATGCGCATGAGCCCGGTAGCAATGGCCGCTCTTTTGCTTCAGGCTGGCCTGGAACCTATTTGCCAGTTTACCTGCCGGGATCGCAACCGTTTGGCTCTGCAGTCGGAAATCCTGGGGGCAGCAGCTCTGGGTGTGCGCAATTTTTTGCTGCTAACCGGGGACCATACGCTGGTGGGGGACTGTCCTGGCGCCAAACCGGTTTTTGACCTGGATTCGGTCCAATTGCTGGCTGCTGCTGACAATTTGCGCCGGGGTTTTGCCTTAAACGGTGAACCCTTGCAGGGAGTACCGGATTTGTTTCTGGGGGCGGTGGTCAACCCGGCACCGGAACTCAGGGAAATGCAGATCTGGAAACTGCAGAAAAAAATCCGGGCCGGGGCAGCCTTTGTCCAGACCCAGGCCATCTATGACCCCGGCATCCTGGCGGATTTCCTGCAAGAGGCGGGGGAATTGGGCGTCCCCATCCTGGCCGGGGTGATACCACTGCGTTCCGCCCGGATGGCGCATTTTATGAATGCCAACATTCCCGGCATTCAGGTGCCCCCGGCTATGATCCGCGCCCTGGAAAAAGCAACAGATCCTCTGGCGGAGGGGCTGGCCATAACCGTTGAGCTCATCCGCGAGCTCAGAACCCTGGTGCCGGGTATCCACATCATGCCGGTCAATACCTTGCGGGCTTTGCCCACTTTGCTGGCCCGTCTGGAGGGAGAAGAACATGAAGGTTGATTATCACATTCACACCGCCCGCTGCGGCCATGCCAGCGGCAGGATGGAAGAATATGTAGAGGCAGCCCTGGCCCGTGGTTTTGCGGAAATAGGCTTTGCTGATCATCTGCCCATGTACTGGTTGCCGGAAGCCAAACGGGACCCGGAAATCGCCATGACCTTTGCCCAGTTACCCGGCTATGTGGCAGAGGTTAAGCAATTGCAACAAAAATATCCAGGTATCTCCATCCGCCTTGGCATAGAAGCTGACTACCTGCCGGGCTGTAAACCCCGGCTCCTGCAAGCTCTGGCCGGTTATGACTGGGACTATATCATCGGCTCGGTACACTTCCTGGATGACTGGGGCTTTGATGATCCCCGGCAACTGGAGGAATATAACCGGCGGGATCCGGAACAATACTGGGAAGAATATTATCGCCTGATCCAGGAATCGGCCCTGGCCGGGGTTTTCGATATCATCGGCCATGCTGATTTGATTAAGAAGTTTGATCCACCCCGGCCCAGCCAGTTGTATCGCCTCTATGATGAGACTGTGGCAATCCTGGCCCAATGCCAGGTGGCAGTGGAAATCAATACAGCCGGCTGGCGGGTACCGGCCAGGGAACAGTTTCCGGATGCCGATTTTCTGGCCCGCTGCGCCCGGGCTGGCGTGCCGGTCACCTTTGGTTCCGATGCCCACAAGCCGGAGCAGGTAGGATATAACTGGGATAAGGCGATAGACCTGTTGAAAGCGGTAGGATATCGGGAAATCGCCTTCTTCAAGTCAAGAAAAATTTTTTTGCAGCCTCTATAGATAAAGAGGAAATTCACGAATTCTGTCGAATGGTAATCATTATTAATAAAACCGGGGGGAGTGAAGACAATGGCAGTAAACTGGACGCCAGCCCTGGCGGTAGGAGTAGCGGAAATTGACCGGCAACATCAGGAACTGTTTCGCCGCATTGATAACCTGTTAACCGCCATGTCCCAGGGGAAGGGTAAGGAAGAAGTGGGCAATATCCTGAAGTTTCTCGAAGACTATGTGGTGGTGCACTTTACCGCTGAAGAAAAACTGATGCAGAGCCACAACTATCCCGCTTTTAATGAACACCTGGCCCAGCATCAGGCCTTTATTCAGGATTTTGCCAAACTGAAAGAGCAGTTTAACCGGGAAGGTCCTTCTACCATGGTGGTTCTTGCGGTACAGCGCCGGGTGGTGGACTGGTTGCGGGAACACATCAGTCAACGGGATAAAGCCATCGGCGAATTTTTGCAAAAAGGGAAGTAAAGAAGAAAAACATTAATTGAGGACAGCGGGTTCTATGCGGTCTAAAAGCATGGAACCCGCTGTTTTATGTAGCAGTGATTAAAAGTTTTTGGGACTTTTTTTTCAGCCAGCAGCAGGAAAAAAGCGATAAATAGAGAATATAGTGGAGTAAAGTGGTGAGAAGTGGTTAGTTGTGGTGGCGAAGTGGGGTGAAAGTGGATGTTCATGGGGGAATATCATCATACCATCGATCCCAAAGGCCGGTTGATTATTCCCGCCAAACTCAGGACTGGCCTGGGAGATCGCTTTGTCGCCACCAAAGGCATGGACAATTGCCTTTTTCTTTACCCCATGAACGAATGGCAGGTCTTAGAACAAAAGCTGAAAGCCTTACCTTTCACCCGGGCTGATGCCAGGGCCTTTGTCCGTTTTTTCTTTTCCGGGGCTACTGAATGTGAAGTGGACAAGCAGGGGAGGATCCTGTTGCCGGCTAACCTGAGGGAATATGCCAAACTGGATAAGGATGTGGTATTCCTGGGGGTTTCCAGCCGGGTGGAGATATGGAGCAAGGAACTGTGGGAAAAATACAGTCAGGAAGCCGAGGCTTCCTACAGTGAAATTGCTGAAAAAATCGTAGACCTGGATTTGGGAATTTAGGGACAAAGGAGCTGACAGCAGTGGAGTTTCGACACAAGTCAGTGTTACTGGAAGAATGCATGGCGGCCCTGAACCTGCGACCAGGGGGTGTCTATGTGGACTGTACCCTGGGAGGAGGCGGCCACAGCCAGGAGATACTGCTCAGAACCGGGCCCGATGGCAAACTGGTGGCCTTTGACCAGGATCCGGCGGCCATCCGGGCAGCAGGGGAAAGGCTGAAAGAATTCGGTGAACGGGTAACCCTGGTTCAGTCCAATTTCGTGAAATTGGAGGAGAAACTGCAGGAGCTGGGCTATACAGGTGTGGATGGCATCCTCTTTGACCTGGGAGTGTCATCCTATCAGCTGGATACGCCGGAAAGAGGGTTTTCCTACCAGCATGATGCCGTGCTGGATATGCGCATGGACCCGACGCAGCCAATCAGCGCTCGTGATTTACTGAACGAGTGGCCGGAGGTGGAAATCGCCCGGATCATCAGAGAATATGGAGAGGAACGCTGGGCCAATAAAATTGCCGCCCTGATTGTGCGGGAACGCACGAACCGGCCGTTAGAAACTACCGGACAGCTAGTGGAACTGATCAAAAGAGCCATTCCGGTCAAAGCCAGGACCGGGGGGCCCCATCCCGCCAAACGGACTTTTCAGGCTTTGCGGATAGCTGTCAATAATGAACTGGAAAATTTCCGCTCTGCCCTGTTGCAGGCGGTGCGGATGTTGAAATCCGGGGGCAGGGTGGCGGTGATCACCTTTCACTCCCTGGAGGATAGAATAGCCAAACAAACCCTGGCCGAATTGGCCCGGACCTGTGTTTGTCCGCCGGAGTTGCCGGTATGTGTTTGTGGAAAACAGCCGGAAGTCAAGCTGATCGGAAAAGCAATTGAGCCTTCGGCGGAGGAAGTGGCAGAGAACCCGCGGGCCCGCAGTGCCAGATTAAGGGTGGCGGAAAAAATTTAAGTCATAGAGGGACAGGAGGTTGAATAAATTGTTGGTAGCGAAGGAGAGGGTGGATTTCCATTATGCCGAGCAGGCGACCAGACAACGGCCCGCAAAAAGACCGGTTGCCAGAAAAAGAAAGAAAGAAAATGTCGCTTTGCTCTTGACGGTGGTCATGGTGGGGTTTATTTTAGGATTAGTGGCCGCTTATCGTTATGCCATGCTGGCTCAGGCCGGCTACCGGCTGGACCAGTTGCAGAAACAGCTGGCGCTGGCAGAAGCGGAAAATCAGCAACTGCAGATGCAGGTAGATCAGCTCAAGTCTTTGCAGCGGATTGAGGCAATTGCTACCACCAAACTGGGGATGGTCAGACCTGATGGGACGCAGATGGTAGCGGTAACAGCACCGGTCCAGGCGGAATCGGTACATACCGCACCTGTAAAAGAGAAAAAGTCCCCGGTGGTTTCTGCTGCCCAGACCATTCAGCAGTCTTTAACGGAATTTTTTGCCCAGATCAAGAAAGGAACCGCTGAAGCCAGAATCAATTAATCGGCGAAGGAGTGGGGCGTGGTGTATGCCACCGGTATTATCATGCGGAGGCGGATTTCCATCTTAATGGCCGGTATCGGCCTTATTTTGATTTTGCTGCTGTTGCGGCTGGCCTGGTTGCAGTTCATCCGCGGCGATGAACTGACTAATAAGGCGCTGGAAAACAGGTTGCGGGAAGTGCAGCTGGAACCCAAGCGCGGTGTAATCTATGACCGTAATGGTAAAGAGCTGGCCATCAGTGTCAGTGCCGATTCGGTTGGAGCGACTCCAAGCCAGATTAAAGATCCGGTGGCGGTGGCAGAGGAACTAGCTCCCATTCTGGAAATGGACAAAGAAAAACTGATTAAATTATTAAGCAAGAAGGCCAGTTTTGTCTGGATAGCCAACAAGATCGACAGCCAGAAAGCCAGGAAAATCCGGGAAAAAAACCTGCCCGGGATTTCCCTGTATGAGGAACCGTTGCGTTATTACCCCAATGGCAGTTTTGCTGCTCATTTGCTGGGGTTTGTTCAGTTTCGCGGCAATATCGGCGGTGGCGGGATAGAGGCGGCCCTGGAGAAAGAGTTACGGGGAATACCGGGAAAAATTGTGGTGGAATATGATGCAGCAGGTCGGCCCATTCCCCAGGCTACCCACCGTTATTATCCCTCGGTAGAAGGCAACAGTGTGGTGCTGACCATTGATGAGACTATCCAGCATTTCGTGGAACGGGAACTGGATAAGGTGATGGAAAAGCACAAACCCGCTCATGCTGCCATAATAGTAATGGATGTCAAAACCGGGGAAATCCTGGCCATGGGGGTGCGGCCAACCTATGACCCTAACCAGTATTTCAAGTTCCCCCATGAACTGTGGTCCAAGAATTTTGCCGTAGCAGATGCCTACGAGCCTGGTTCTACTTTCAAGGTCATCACTGCCGCAGCTGCTCTGGAGGAAGGGGTAGTGCGGCCCCAGGACCGTTTTTATGATCCCGGTTTTAAAGAAGTGCTGGGAAAAAAGATTAAATGCTGGAAAGCCGGAGGCCACGGCAGCCAGAGCTTTGTGGAAGTGGCCCAGAATTCCTGTAACCCGGGTTTTATTGAGGTGGCTTTGCGGCTGGGAGTGGAAAAATTCAGTCGCTACGTGCGGGCTTTCGGTTTTGGCATGCCCACCGGCATTTCCCTGCCGGGGGAAGGAGAAGGGATTCTGGTCAATCCGAAAAAAGCGACCCAGCTTGATCTGGCTACCATGGCCATCGGCCAGTCCAATGCTGTTACACCCATTCAGCTGATTACCGCAGTGGCTGCGGTGGCCAATGATGGGATGCTGATGAAACCCCAGGTTGTTAAGGAAATCCGGGATATAAAAGGCAATGTGGTCAGGACCTTTGCACCCCAGCCGGTGCGGCAGGTGATTTCCACCACTACGGCCCGGGAACTGCGAGGGATCCTGGAACACGTGGTGGCCCGTGGTACCGGGCAAAAAGCCTATCTGGAAGGCTACCGGGCGGCCGGAAAAACGGGTACAGCCCAGAAAGCCGGGCCTGGAGGGGGATATGTGGCTGGCAAGTATGTGGCTTCCTTTGTCGGTTTTGCCCCGGCGGATAACCCCCGGGTAGCAGCTCTGGTGGTGATCGATGAACCCCAGGGCGGAGAATATTATGGTGGGGTCATCGCTGCTCCTGTATTCGGGGCGGTGATGGGTGACACTCTGAAGTATCTGGGGGTAATGCCCCAGCTGGATGCCGGGGTTAAACCTGATCCCAAACTGATACCCCGGCAATCCCGGCCGGAACAGCCAGGCGAAAAGCTCAAGGCAGTGGAAGTGCCTTCCCTGGTCAACCTGCCGGTAGCGGAGGCCAGGCAGCTGGCGGAAAAGGCCGGACTCAAGGTGCTGGTGGAAGGGGAACAGGGCGTGGTACAGCGCCAGTTCCCTCTGGCAGGAGCTGTGGTCACCCAGGGCACGGAAATCCTTCTCTCCACCCGGCGGGGTGAAGTGCCTGCGGGTACCAGGGTGACAGTACCGGATGTTAGTGGCAAAACCCTGCGGGATGCCGCTACCTTGCTGGCTTTGACCGGATTGAGGCTGGAGGCGGAAGGCAGCGGGGTGGCCTATGAGCAAAGCATAGCTCCCGGGGAAAAGGTGGTGGCTGGAACGGTGGTCAGGGTGAAATTCCGCCCTCCGGCAGAAGGAGGAAGTGGAGGGAACAATCCGACCCAGCCAACGGCCGGAACCTTGCCTGATTCTGAACTCAAGGATTAAAAAGCGAGCCGGTGGACAGAGTTGCTGCCGCCGGCTCTTTAGTTTATAATTTTATTTTATAGTGAATAATACATAATATATTAAGGAAAGCTTTGCCAAGACCGGATAAGGAGGCATTCAGCGTGATTCTAAGTGAACTGCTTCAAGGACTGAAGACCAGCCAGGTGATAGGACCGCTGGCAGTAGAAATAAAGGGGATTGCCCATGACTCCCGCCGGGTGGAACCGGGCTTTCTCTTTGTGGCAATCCCGGGTTTTCGGGTGGATGGCCATGCTTTTATTCCTCAGGCTCTGGCTGCCGGAGCGGTGGCAGTGGTAGGGGAGAAGAAACCGGCAGACTGGCCGGAAAATGTTACCTGGATTGAAGTGCCAGACAGCCGTCGGGCCCTGGCTCCGCTGGCTGCCCGCTTTTACGGCTATCCAGCCAGCAAGCTGACCTTGATCGGGGTAACCGGTACCAATGGCAAGACTACCACTACCCATCTGGTGGAAGCAATTCTGCGCAAGGCCGGGCACAAAGTGGGCCTGATGGGTACCATTTACAACCGTCTGGGGGAGGAGATTTTGCCTGCTGAAAATACCACTCCCCTGCCCCTGGAATTGCAGGCGAACCTGAAACACATGGTGGAGCGGGGGGCCAGCCATGTGGTGATGGAAGTATCCTCCCATGGTCTGGACCTGGGCCGGGTGGATGAATGTTACTTTGCTGTGGGGATTTTTACCAACCTAACCCAGGACCATCTGGATTACCACGGCACTCTGGAAAATTACCGGGCGGCCAAGGCGTTATTGTTTAAAAAGGAGCGTTGCCGCATTGCGGTCATTAACCTGGATGATGCCCAGGGGGACTATTTCCGCCAGCTGGCGGAAAGGGAGGGTCTGGAGGTCTGGACCTATGGCCGACAGAAAGGGGCTATGGTCAGGGCCCTGCATCCTCGCATTACTGCCAGTGGCGTCAGTTTCCAGGTTGTTACCCCCAGAGGGGAGGCGGAAATCCAGTTGCAGCTGACAGGGGATTTCAATGTTTATAATGCCCTGGCTGCCCTTGGTGCTGGACTGGCTCTGGGTTATGAACTGGACTTAATCAAGCAGGCTCTGGCCGCTGTCCCCGGGGTGGCCGGTCGTTTTGAAAAGGTGGAGGCCGGTCAGCCCTTTACCGTGATCGTGGATTATGCCCATACGCCTGATGGACTGGATAATGTTTGCCGGACTGCCCGCCAGCTGGTACCGGCCGGACAGGGGAGGCTGATTACCGTGTTTGGCTGTGGCGGGGACCGCGACCGGGGCAAGCGGCCGAAAATGGGTGCCATTGCCGCCCGTTACAGTGATTATGTGATCATAACCTCAGATAACCCCCGCACCGAGGATCCGGCGGCCATTCTGGATGAGATTGAGCCGGGAGTGCGGGAAGCCGGAGGGAATGTGCCTTATGAAAAGATTGTGGATCGGCGGGCAGGAATTCGCCGGGCCCTGGAACTGGCCCAGCCTGGCGATCTGGTGCTGATAGCCGGTAAAGGCCATGAGACTTACCAGATTATCGGTCAGCAGGTGCTGCCTTTTGATGACCGCCAGGTTGTGCGGGAAGAATGGCAGCGGAAAGGGTGAGGAGCATGTTGCCATTGACTCTGGCGGAAATCGCCAATGCTGTCCAGGGAGAACTAAAGGGCGGTCAGCCGGAAACGGTCATCAGCGAGGTGGTTACTGACAGCCGGCGAGTCCAGCCGGGACAGCTCTTCATCGCTCTGGTAGGGGAAAAGCATGATGCCCATAGCTTTTTACCCCAGGTAGCGTCAGCAGGAGCGGAGGCGGCTATTGTCAGCCGCCTGCCGGCAGAGGCCCTGGACTTGCCCTTGATTCTGGTGAAGGATACCCTGGTGGCACTGCAGCAGCTGGCAGCTTATGTTCGCCAGCGCTGGGGCGGGAAAGTGGTGGCTGTCACCGGCAGTGTGGGCAAAACTTCTACCAAAGATCTGCTGGTACAGGCTCTGGGATCCAGCTGGTCGGTTCGGGGGACTCAGGGCAATCTCAATAACGAAATCGGACTTCCCCTGACTATTTTGAGTCTTACGGGCCAGGAAGAGATTCTGGTTACAGAAATGGGCATGCGGGGGCCGGGTCAGATCGCAACCCTGGCTGACATCGCCCGGCCCGATCTGGGCATAATCACCAATATCGGGGATGCCCATATCGAACTGCTGGGCAGCCGGGAGGCTATTGCCCGGGCCAAAGGGGAATTGCTCTACGGGCTCAAGGCCGGCGGTCGGGCCATTCTCTGGGGGGATGACCCTTACTTGCGCCGGCTGGGCCAGGAATGGCAGGGGGACGTGATCTGGTATGGACGGGGGGAAGATTGTCATTTTCGGTTGACCTCCCTGCAGCTGGAGGCGGAAAGCAGCCGCTTTCAGGTGTTAACACCAGTGGGGCCGCTGGACCTGACTTTGCCCCTGCCCGGGGAGGCAATGGTCAATAACGCCCTGGCCGCCCTGGCCGCAGTCTGGGCTCTGGGGGGCGATGTGACCCGCAGCGGGGCAGCTCTGGCTCAGGCTCGTCTCTCCGGTATGCGCCTGGAAAAGAAAGAAATCAAGGGTGCGGTGATTAGAAATGATGCTTATAATGCCAATCCCCAGTCCATGGCGGTGGCGCTGGCCATCCTGGCCCGGCAGCCGGGGGAAAAGGTGGCTGTCCTGGGAGACATGCTGGAACTGGGGCCGATCGAGGAAGAGGCTCATCGCCAGCTGGGGCGGGAAGCCGGCAGGATGGGACTGGCTTTTCTCCTCACCATTGGCCCCCGGGCCCGCTGGATTGCCGAGGAAGCGGCCAGGGCAGGGCTGGCCGCAGACCGAATCAGGGCCTTGCCGGGACGGGAAGGAGCAGCCGGGCTGTTAAAGCCCTGGCTCCGGCCGGGAGTGACTATATTGTTTAAAGCCTCCCGTGGCATGGGATTGGAGAAGATTATCGGAGAACTGGAGCAGGAGGAGACTATGGCCAATGGTTAAAATTGCACTGGTTTTTGCTTTGTCGGCACTTTTTACCCTGGTTCTGGGGCCTGTTTTTTTGCCCTGGTTGCGCCGGCTCAAATTCGGTCAGTATATCCGGGAGGATGGGCCCAAAGCCCACCAGGCCAAGGCTGGCACTCCCACCATGGGTGGGTTGATGATGCTGGTCAGCCTGCTGGTGGTAACCCCCTTGCTCTTGCCCTGGCAGCTGGAGACGCTGGTGTTGCTCTTGTTTACTATCGGCTATGGCTTGATCGGTTTTGTTGATGATTACATAAAAGTTGTGATGAAACGCAACCTGGGCCTCAAGGCCAAACAGAAGATGCTGGCGCAGACTCTGCTGGCCCTGGCTCTGGCCTGGATGGCAGCTTATGGTCTTGACCACGGACCCCGCATCATGCTGCCGGTGCTGGGCCAACCGCTGGACCTATCCTTTCCTCTCTTTGCCCTTTTTATCTGGCTGGTGGCGGTGGGCACCACCAATGCTGTCAACCTGACTGACGGACTGGATGGACTGGCAGCCGGGGTTACTACTATCGTTGCCCTTACCTATGCGGTAATTGGAGCGGGTCAGGGCCAGCCAGCGGCAGCCCTGTTTGCGGCAGCCCTGGCGGGAGCCTGTTTGGGCTTTTTGCGCTATAACCGGCATCCAGCACAGGTGTTTATGGGGGATACTGGTTCCCTGGCTCTGGGGGGAGCGCTAACCGCACTGGCAGTGGTGACCAGGACGGAACTATTGTTACCGGTACTGGGAGCGGTTTATGCTGCTGAAACCCTGTCCGTCATCATCCAGGTAATATCTTTTAAAACTACGGGTAAACGGGTTTTCCGTATGAGTCCTTTGCACCATCACTTTGAGCTGGGAGGCTGGCCGGAAAGCCGGGTAGTACGGACCTTCTGGAGCGCTGCCGCCATTGCCTGTGCTATTGGCCTGTTGCTCTGGCTGGCCGGCATGGTAGGATAAGGAGGATTAGACATGGATTTACTGGATAAAAATATACTGGTAGTAGGGATGGCCAAAAGTGGGGTAGCAGTTGCCCGCTTTGCCCGGGAAGCAGGGGCGCGAGTGACCGTCTGTGATGCCAAGAGCCGGGAGGAACTGGGGGAGAAGGCTGCTGAACTGGAACAGGCAGGCGTCAGGGTAGTGGCTGGTAGCTATCCCCGGGTAAGCCGACAGGAGTATGACCTGGTGGTACCCAGCCCGGGAGTGCCCCTGACCGTTCCACCTGTGGCAGAGGCGATGGCAGAAGGCATACCGGTTTTCAGTGAGATTGAGCTGGCTTCCCGCTACATTAACCAGCCGCTGGTAGCTATTACCGGCACCAATGGCAAAACCACCACCACATCCCTGATTGGTGCCATGACCCGCCAGGCCGGGTTAAAGCCCTGTGTGGCGGGGAAT
This genomic stretch from Carboxydocella sporoproducens DSM 16521 harbors:
- a CDS encoding stage V sporulation protein D — protein: MYATGIIMRRRISILMAGIGLILILLLLRLAWLQFIRGDELTNKALENRLREVQLEPKRGVIYDRNGKELAISVSADSVGATPSQIKDPVAVAEELAPILEMDKEKLIKLLSKKASFVWIANKIDSQKARKIREKNLPGISLYEEPLRYYPNGSFAAHLLGFVQFRGNIGGGGIEAALEKELRGIPGKIVVEYDAAGRPIPQATHRYYPSVEGNSVVLTIDETIQHFVERELDKVMEKHKPAHAAIIVMDVKTGEILAMGVRPTYDPNQYFKFPHELWSKNFAVADAYEPGSTFKVITAAAALEEGVVRPQDRFYDPGFKEVLGKKIKCWKAGGHGSQSFVEVAQNSCNPGFIEVALRLGVEKFSRYVRAFGFGMPTGISLPGEGEGILVNPKKATQLDLATMAIGQSNAVTPIQLITAVAAVANDGMLMKPQVVKEIRDIKGNVVRTFAPQPVRQVISTTTARELRGILEHVVARGTGQKAYLEGYRAAGKTGTAQKAGPGGGYVAGKYVASFVGFAPADNPRVAALVVIDEPQGGEYYGGVIAAPVFGAVMGDTLKYLGVMPQLDAGVKPDPKLIPRQSRPEQPGEKLKAVEVPSLVNLPVAEARQLAEKAGLKVLVEGEQGVVQRQFPLAGAVVTQGTEILLSTRRGEVPAGTRVTVPDVSGKTLRDAATLLALTGLRLEAEGSGVAYEQSIAPGEKVVAGTVVRVKFRPPAEGGSGGNNPTQPTAGTLPDSELKD
- a CDS encoding UDP-N-acetylmuramoyl-L-alanyl-D-glutamate--2,6-diaminopimelate ligase, encoding MILSELLQGLKTSQVIGPLAVEIKGIAHDSRRVEPGFLFVAIPGFRVDGHAFIPQALAAGAVAVVGEKKPADWPENVTWIEVPDSRRALAPLAARFYGYPASKLTLIGVTGTNGKTTTTHLVEAILRKAGHKVGLMGTIYNRLGEEILPAENTTPLPLELQANLKHMVERGASHVVMEVSSHGLDLGRVDECYFAVGIFTNLTQDHLDYHGTLENYRAAKALLFKKERCRIAVINLDDAQGDYFRQLAEREGLEVWTYGRQKGAMVRALHPRITASGVSFQVVTPRGEAEIQLQLTGDFNVYNALAALGAGLALGYELDLIKQALAAVPGVAGRFEKVEAGQPFTVIVDYAHTPDGLDNVCRTARQLVPAGQGRLITVFGCGGDRDRGKRPKMGAIAARYSDYVIITSDNPRTEDPAAILDEIEPGVREAGGNVPYEKIVDRRAGIRRALELAQPGDLVLIAGKGHETYQIIGQQVLPFDDRQVVREEWQRKG
- a CDS encoding UDP-N-acetylmuramoyl-tripeptide--D-alanyl-D-alanine ligase, translating into MLPLTLAEIANAVQGELKGGQPETVISEVVTDSRRVQPGQLFIALVGEKHDAHSFLPQVASAGAEAAIVSRLPAEALDLPLILVKDTLVALQQLAAYVRQRWGGKVVAVTGSVGKTSTKDLLVQALGSSWSVRGTQGNLNNEIGLPLTILSLTGQEEILVTEMGMRGPGQIATLADIARPDLGIITNIGDAHIELLGSREAIARAKGELLYGLKAGGRAILWGDDPYLRRLGQEWQGDVIWYGRGEDCHFRLTSLQLEAESSRFQVLTPVGPLDLTLPLPGEAMVNNALAALAAVWALGGDVTRSGAALAQARLSGMRLEKKEIKGAVIRNDAYNANPQSMAVALAILARQPGEKVAVLGDMLELGPIEEEAHRQLGREAGRMGLAFLLTIGPRARWIAEEAARAGLAADRIRALPGREGAAGLLKPWLRPGVTILFKASRGMGLEKIIGELEQEETMANG
- the mraY gene encoding phospho-N-acetylmuramoyl-pentapeptide-transferase, with amino-acid sequence MVKIALVFALSALFTLVLGPVFLPWLRRLKFGQYIREDGPKAHQAKAGTPTMGGLMMLVSLLVVTPLLLPWQLETLVLLLFTIGYGLIGFVDDYIKVVMKRNLGLKAKQKMLAQTLLALALAWMAAYGLDHGPRIMLPVLGQPLDLSFPLFALFIWLVAVGTTNAVNLTDGLDGLAAGVTTIVALTYAVIGAGQGQPAAALFAAALAGACLGFLRYNRHPAQVFMGDTGSLALGGALTALAVVTRTELLLPVLGAVYAAETLSVIIQVISFKTTGKRVFRMSPLHHHFELGGWPESRVVRTFWSAAAIACAIGLLLWLAGMVG